One genomic segment of Pagrus major chromosome 13, Pma_NU_1.0 includes these proteins:
- the LOC141007129 gene encoding unconventional myosin-Ic-like isoform X1 encodes MRYQGREVDVEGRVRLVMESALTARDRVGVQDFVLLENYNSEAAFIENLRRRFRENLIYTYIGSVLVSVNPYKELEIYSKAQMERYRGVSFYEISPHIYAVSDNTYRAMRTERKDQCILISGESGAGKTEASKKILLYYAVTCPTNDHMAALGDRLLQSNPVLEAFGNAKTLRNDNSSRFGKYMDVQFDFRGAPVGGHILNYLLEKSRVVHQNHGERNFHIFYQLLDGGEDDLLITLDLERNPQKYQYLVKGNCPRLSSVSDKNNWKVVMKALPVIGFTEEEVQKLLNIIASVLHLGNIQFGEGEEGETYITTETQINHLAKLMGVDGSALGEALTHKKLTAKGEEMISPLSFEQALSARDALAKAVYGRTFTWLVEKINQSLALKDELYHSSKGSSVIGLLDIYGFEVLQHNSFEQFCINYCNEKLQQLFIELTLRSEQEEYETEGIAWETVQYFDNKIICDLIEEKHKGIISILDEECLRPGETCDVSFLEKLEDALGGHPHFVTHKLANGKTRRVMSREEFRLLHYAGEVNYNVNGFLDKNNDSLNRNLKEVMCQSDNQILRHCFRREEVIDQKRPEMAATQFKNSLMKLMEILMSKEPSYVRCIKPNDAKQPGRFDEVLVRHQVKYLGLMENLRVRRAGFAYRRRFEAFLQRYKPLCPETWPNWHGRLSDGVSTLVNHLGYKPEEYKLGRSKIFIRFPKTLFTTEDALEAKKPEIALTLQTSWRGYRERAKYQRIRNAVIVIQSGWRGMKARRRAKRRRQAAELIRRFIKGFIYRHEEYCPENEYFVDHVRYSFLKNLRQNLPKSVLDKNWPTPPPLVVEASEHLRRLHMRNMTMKYCRRVQPEWKKQMMQKVVASEIFMDQKDSYPQSVGRLFLDSRLEREQINLKVVQTLGNDKVQYGVPVIKYDRRGFKPRPRQLLLTNTFAVLVDRTKIKQRIDYSALRGISVSSLSDGMFVLHMPSEDNKQKGDVVLHCSHVIELVTKLAMMASKVNYVNISPGSIRFAVARGKEGIIDFVRGSELKVAKGKRGHLLVTAPRINTT; translated from the exons ATGAGGTACCAAGGCAGG GAGGTGGATGTTGAAGGAAGAGTGCGCCTGGTGATGGAGAGCGCCCTGACCGCCCGGGACAGGGTCGGGGTGCAGGACTTTGTCCTGCTGGAAAATTACAACAGTGAGGCAGCCTTCATAGAGAACCTCCGGAGACGCTTCAGAGAAAACCTCATCTAT ACGTACATCGGCTCAGTGTTGGTGTCAGTGAACCCTTACAAAGAGCTGGAGATTTACTCCAAGGCGCAGATGGAACGCTACAGAGGGGTCAGCTTCTATGAGATATCACCTCACAT CTACGCCGTGTCAGACAACACATACCGGGCTATGCGGACTGAGAGGAAGGACCAGTGTATTCTCATATCGGGTGAGAGTGGAGCAGGTAAAACAGAGGCCTCCAAGAAGATCCTGCTGTACTACGCTGTCACCTGCCCCACTAATGATCACATGGCTGCCCTTGGTGATCGCCTACTGCAGTCTAACCCTGTTCTGGAG GCATTTGGCAATGCCAAAACACTAAGGAATGACAACTCCAGTCGCTTTGGAAAATACATGGATGTCCAGTTTGACTTTAGG GGAGCACCAGTGGGTGGTCACATCCTGAACTACCTACTGGAGAAATCACGTGTCGTGCACCAGAACCACGGCGAGAGGAACTTCCACATCTTCTATCAGCTTCTGGATGGAGGGGAAGACGACCTGCTCATCACACTGGACCTTGAAAGAAACCCTCAGAAGTACCAATATCTGGTCAAG GGAAACTGTCCCAGACTGAGCTCCGTCAGTGACAAGAATAATTGGAAGGTTGTGATGAAGGCCCTGCCTGTTATTGGCTTCACTGAAGAAGAAGTGCAG AAATTGCTGAATATCATCGCCAGCGTTCTCCATCTGGGGAACATTCAGTTTGGAGAaggggaggaaggagaaacTTATATCACCACTGAGACACAGATAAACCATCTTGCAAAG CTGATGGGTGTCGATGGCTCGGCCCTCGGGGAGGCACTCACTCACAAGAAACTCACTGCCAAAGGAGAGGAG ATGATCAGCCCGCTAAGTTTCGAGCAGGCTTTGTCTGCCCGTGATGCTTTGGCTAAGGCTGTGTATGGTCGGACCTTCACTTGGTTGGTGGAAAAAATCAACCAGTCGCTGGCTCTGAAG GATGAACTCTACCACAGCAGTAAGGGCTCCTCAGTTATAGGGCTTCTAGATATCTATGGATTTGAAGTCCTACAACACAATAG TTTTGAGCAGTTCTGCATCAACTACTGCAATgagaagctccagcagctgttcaTTGAACTCACCCTGAGATCTGAGCAGGAGGAGTATGAGACAGAGGGGATTGCA TGGGAGACGGTGCAGTACTTTGACAACAAGATCATTTGTGACCTGATCGAGGAGAAGCACAAAGGCATCATCTCCATTCTG gacgAGGAGTGTCTGAGACCTGGAGAGACATGCGATGTTTCCTTTTTAGAGAAACTGGAAGACGCACTGGGCGGCCATCCCCATTTTGTCAC TCACAAGTTGGCAAATGGAAAAACTCGCAGGGTGATGAGTAGGGAGGAGTTCAGGCTGCTGCATTACGCTGGAGAGGTCAACTACAATGTCAATG gttTCCTTGACAAGAACAATGATTCGCTGAACAGGAACCTGAAAGAG GTCATGTGCCAGTCAGACAACCAGATCCTACGGCACTGTTTCCGCAGAGAGGAAGTGATAGACCAGAAACGCCCAGAGATG GCTGCCACTCAGTTCAAAAACAGCCTGATGAAACTCATGGAGATCCTCATGTCTAAAGAACCATCCTACGTACGCTGTATCAAACCTAATGATGCCAAGCAGCCAG GAAGGTTTGATGAAGTTCTGGTCAGACACCAGGTGAAGTACCTGGGCCTGATGGAAAACCTGAGGGTCAGGAGAGCTGGCTTTGCCTATCGACGTCGCTTTGAAGCCTTTCTGCAGAG GTATAAGCCCCTGTGTCCTGAGACGTGGCCCAATTGGCATGGCAGACTATCAGATGGTGTCTCGACACTGGTCAACCATCTCGGCTACAAACCAGAGGAGTACAAACTGGGAAG GTCAAAAATCTTCATCCGTTTCCCAAAAACTCTCTTCACCACTGAGGACGCATTAGAAGCAAAAAAGCCAGAGATTG CTTTGACCCTGCAGACATCATGGAGAGGCTACAGGGAGAGAGCCAAGTACCAACGCATCAGAAATGCAG tgATAGTGATCCAGTCTGGGTGGCGAGGGATGAAAGCACGCAGGAGGGCTAAGAGGCGTCGACAGGCTGCTGAGTTAATACGCAG GTTCATAAAAGGCTTCATCTACCGTCATGAGGAATACTGCCCTGAGAATGAGTATTTCGTGGATCATGTACGCTACTCGTTCCTCAAGAATCTACGTCAAAACCTGCCCAAGAGTGTTTTGGACAAAAACTGGCCGACACCTCCTCCCTTAGTCGTTGAG GCCTCCGAGCACCTGCGGAGGCTGCACATGAGAAACATGACCATGAAGTACTGCAGGAGGGTCCAGCCTGAATGGAAGAAGCAG ATGATGCAGAAGGTTGTAGCCAGTGAGATCTTCATGGATCAGAAGGACAGCTACCCTCAGAGTGTGGGAAGGCTGTTTTTGGACTCCAGGCTGG AACGTGAGCAAATCAATCTCAAAGTGGTCCAGACCCTCGGCAATGACAAAGTGCAG TATGGTGTCCCAGTCATAAAGTATGACAGGAGGGGTTTCAAGCCTCGCCCTCGCCAGCTGCTCCTCACAAACACCTTCGCTGTGCTTGTGGACAGGACCAAGATCAAACAGAGGATCGACTACTCAGCTCTGAGAG GTATCTCTGTGAGCTCTCTCAGCGATGGGATGTTTGTTCTGCACATGCCCAGTGAGGACAATAAGCAAAAG GGCGATGTGGTGCTGCACTGCAGCCATGTGATTGAGCTGGTGACAAAACTAGCCATGATGGCCAGCAAGGTCAACTACGTCAACATCAGCCCGGGCAG TATTAGGTTTGCGGTGGCTCGAGGCAAGGAGGGAATCATTGATTTCGTCAGGGGTTCAGAGCTGAAGGTGGCCAAAGGCAAGCGAGGACATCTGCTAGTG ACTGCCCCTCGGATCAACACCACATGA
- the LOC141007129 gene encoding unconventional myosin-Ic-like isoform X2, whose amino-acid sequence MESALTARDRVGVQDFVLLENYNSEAAFIENLRRRFRENLIYTYIGSVLVSVNPYKELEIYSKAQMERYRGVSFYEISPHIYAVSDNTYRAMRTERKDQCILISGESGAGKTEASKKILLYYAVTCPTNDHMAALGDRLLQSNPVLEAFGNAKTLRNDNSSRFGKYMDVQFDFRGAPVGGHILNYLLEKSRVVHQNHGERNFHIFYQLLDGGEDDLLITLDLERNPQKYQYLVKGNCPRLSSVSDKNNWKVVMKALPVIGFTEEEVQKLLNIIASVLHLGNIQFGEGEEGETYITTETQINHLAKLMGVDGSALGEALTHKKLTAKGEEMISPLSFEQALSARDALAKAVYGRTFTWLVEKINQSLALKDELYHSSKGSSVIGLLDIYGFEVLQHNSFEQFCINYCNEKLQQLFIELTLRSEQEEYETEGIAWETVQYFDNKIICDLIEEKHKGIISILDEECLRPGETCDVSFLEKLEDALGGHPHFVTHKLANGKTRRVMSREEFRLLHYAGEVNYNVNGFLDKNNDSLNRNLKEVMCQSDNQILRHCFRREEVIDQKRPEMAATQFKNSLMKLMEILMSKEPSYVRCIKPNDAKQPGRFDEVLVRHQVKYLGLMENLRVRRAGFAYRRRFEAFLQRYKPLCPETWPNWHGRLSDGVSTLVNHLGYKPEEYKLGRSKIFIRFPKTLFTTEDALEAKKPEIALTLQTSWRGYRERAKYQRIRNAVIVIQSGWRGMKARRRAKRRRQAAELIRRFIKGFIYRHEEYCPENEYFVDHVRYSFLKNLRQNLPKSVLDKNWPTPPPLVVEASEHLRRLHMRNMTMKYCRRVQPEWKKQMMQKVVASEIFMDQKDSYPQSVGRLFLDSRLEREQINLKVVQTLGNDKVQYGVPVIKYDRRGFKPRPRQLLLTNTFAVLVDRTKIKQRIDYSALRGISVSSLSDGMFVLHMPSEDNKQKGDVVLHCSHVIELVTKLAMMASKVNYVNISPGSIRFAVARGKEGIIDFVRGSELKVAKGKRGHLLVTAPRINTT is encoded by the exons ATGGAGAGCGCCCTGACCGCCCGGGACAGGGTCGGGGTGCAGGACTTTGTCCTGCTGGAAAATTACAACAGTGAGGCAGCCTTCATAGAGAACCTCCGGAGACGCTTCAGAGAAAACCTCATCTAT ACGTACATCGGCTCAGTGTTGGTGTCAGTGAACCCTTACAAAGAGCTGGAGATTTACTCCAAGGCGCAGATGGAACGCTACAGAGGGGTCAGCTTCTATGAGATATCACCTCACAT CTACGCCGTGTCAGACAACACATACCGGGCTATGCGGACTGAGAGGAAGGACCAGTGTATTCTCATATCGGGTGAGAGTGGAGCAGGTAAAACAGAGGCCTCCAAGAAGATCCTGCTGTACTACGCTGTCACCTGCCCCACTAATGATCACATGGCTGCCCTTGGTGATCGCCTACTGCAGTCTAACCCTGTTCTGGAG GCATTTGGCAATGCCAAAACACTAAGGAATGACAACTCCAGTCGCTTTGGAAAATACATGGATGTCCAGTTTGACTTTAGG GGAGCACCAGTGGGTGGTCACATCCTGAACTACCTACTGGAGAAATCACGTGTCGTGCACCAGAACCACGGCGAGAGGAACTTCCACATCTTCTATCAGCTTCTGGATGGAGGGGAAGACGACCTGCTCATCACACTGGACCTTGAAAGAAACCCTCAGAAGTACCAATATCTGGTCAAG GGAAACTGTCCCAGACTGAGCTCCGTCAGTGACAAGAATAATTGGAAGGTTGTGATGAAGGCCCTGCCTGTTATTGGCTTCACTGAAGAAGAAGTGCAG AAATTGCTGAATATCATCGCCAGCGTTCTCCATCTGGGGAACATTCAGTTTGGAGAaggggaggaaggagaaacTTATATCACCACTGAGACACAGATAAACCATCTTGCAAAG CTGATGGGTGTCGATGGCTCGGCCCTCGGGGAGGCACTCACTCACAAGAAACTCACTGCCAAAGGAGAGGAG ATGATCAGCCCGCTAAGTTTCGAGCAGGCTTTGTCTGCCCGTGATGCTTTGGCTAAGGCTGTGTATGGTCGGACCTTCACTTGGTTGGTGGAAAAAATCAACCAGTCGCTGGCTCTGAAG GATGAACTCTACCACAGCAGTAAGGGCTCCTCAGTTATAGGGCTTCTAGATATCTATGGATTTGAAGTCCTACAACACAATAG TTTTGAGCAGTTCTGCATCAACTACTGCAATgagaagctccagcagctgttcaTTGAACTCACCCTGAGATCTGAGCAGGAGGAGTATGAGACAGAGGGGATTGCA TGGGAGACGGTGCAGTACTTTGACAACAAGATCATTTGTGACCTGATCGAGGAGAAGCACAAAGGCATCATCTCCATTCTG gacgAGGAGTGTCTGAGACCTGGAGAGACATGCGATGTTTCCTTTTTAGAGAAACTGGAAGACGCACTGGGCGGCCATCCCCATTTTGTCAC TCACAAGTTGGCAAATGGAAAAACTCGCAGGGTGATGAGTAGGGAGGAGTTCAGGCTGCTGCATTACGCTGGAGAGGTCAACTACAATGTCAATG gttTCCTTGACAAGAACAATGATTCGCTGAACAGGAACCTGAAAGAG GTCATGTGCCAGTCAGACAACCAGATCCTACGGCACTGTTTCCGCAGAGAGGAAGTGATAGACCAGAAACGCCCAGAGATG GCTGCCACTCAGTTCAAAAACAGCCTGATGAAACTCATGGAGATCCTCATGTCTAAAGAACCATCCTACGTACGCTGTATCAAACCTAATGATGCCAAGCAGCCAG GAAGGTTTGATGAAGTTCTGGTCAGACACCAGGTGAAGTACCTGGGCCTGATGGAAAACCTGAGGGTCAGGAGAGCTGGCTTTGCCTATCGACGTCGCTTTGAAGCCTTTCTGCAGAG GTATAAGCCCCTGTGTCCTGAGACGTGGCCCAATTGGCATGGCAGACTATCAGATGGTGTCTCGACACTGGTCAACCATCTCGGCTACAAACCAGAGGAGTACAAACTGGGAAG GTCAAAAATCTTCATCCGTTTCCCAAAAACTCTCTTCACCACTGAGGACGCATTAGAAGCAAAAAAGCCAGAGATTG CTTTGACCCTGCAGACATCATGGAGAGGCTACAGGGAGAGAGCCAAGTACCAACGCATCAGAAATGCAG tgATAGTGATCCAGTCTGGGTGGCGAGGGATGAAAGCACGCAGGAGGGCTAAGAGGCGTCGACAGGCTGCTGAGTTAATACGCAG GTTCATAAAAGGCTTCATCTACCGTCATGAGGAATACTGCCCTGAGAATGAGTATTTCGTGGATCATGTACGCTACTCGTTCCTCAAGAATCTACGTCAAAACCTGCCCAAGAGTGTTTTGGACAAAAACTGGCCGACACCTCCTCCCTTAGTCGTTGAG GCCTCCGAGCACCTGCGGAGGCTGCACATGAGAAACATGACCATGAAGTACTGCAGGAGGGTCCAGCCTGAATGGAAGAAGCAG ATGATGCAGAAGGTTGTAGCCAGTGAGATCTTCATGGATCAGAAGGACAGCTACCCTCAGAGTGTGGGAAGGCTGTTTTTGGACTCCAGGCTGG AACGTGAGCAAATCAATCTCAAAGTGGTCCAGACCCTCGGCAATGACAAAGTGCAG TATGGTGTCCCAGTCATAAAGTATGACAGGAGGGGTTTCAAGCCTCGCCCTCGCCAGCTGCTCCTCACAAACACCTTCGCTGTGCTTGTGGACAGGACCAAGATCAAACAGAGGATCGACTACTCAGCTCTGAGAG GTATCTCTGTGAGCTCTCTCAGCGATGGGATGTTTGTTCTGCACATGCCCAGTGAGGACAATAAGCAAAAG GGCGATGTGGTGCTGCACTGCAGCCATGTGATTGAGCTGGTGACAAAACTAGCCATGATGGCCAGCAAGGTCAACTACGTCAACATCAGCCCGGGCAG TATTAGGTTTGCGGTGGCTCGAGGCAAGGAGGGAATCATTGATTTCGTCAGGGGTTCAGAGCTGAAGGTGGCCAAAGGCAAGCGAGGACATCTGCTAGTG ACTGCCCCTCGGATCAACACCACATGA